The following coding sequences lie in one Silene latifolia isolate original U9 population chromosome 5, ASM4854445v1, whole genome shotgun sequence genomic window:
- the LOC141656791 gene encoding jasmonate-induced protein homolog: protein MATMQEQNVAVCEKTVKQPQNGTQATMNNQTHFAMTLARSHNWSGAPVGTFPEKIFPNSSAIFTHLKGNFFGSKAAVVYNGKNASGGDCSWVLAWHAPADNTSPQTPNRVYVVCGAKQVIANLTFDQIQQKLDTALTFDTSTDAATKTRADGNISDTVPDIATLIADFKLIQ from the exons ATGGCTACGATGCAAGAACAAAATGTCGCGGTTTGCGAGAAGACAGTCAAGCAACCACAAAATGGTACCCAAGCCACCATGAATAACCAGACCCATTTTGCTATGACCTTAGCTAGATCTCATAACTGGTCAGGCGCTCCGGTTGGCACTTTTCCGGAGAAGATTTTTCCCAATAGCAGTGCCATATTTACCCACTTGAAGGGAAACTTTTTTGGTTCCAAAGCGGCAGTGGTGTATAATGGGAAAAATGCATCAGGAGGGGACTGTTCGTGGGTTTTGGCATGGCATGCACCCGCAGATAACACATCACCTCAGACTCCTAACAGG GTGTATGTTGTATGTGGCGCAAAACAAGTCATTGCCAATCTGACCTTTGATCAAATTCAGCAAAAGTTGGACACTGCATTAACTTTTGACACTTCCACCGACGCGGCTACCAAGACACGTGCTGACGGCAACATCAGTGACACAGTCCCAGACATTGCTACTCTTATCGCGGACTTTAAACTTATACAGTAA